Proteins encoded together in one Anoxybacillus flavithermus window:
- the vrrA gene encoding VrrA/YqfQ family protein has translation MRRPFMFPPSHPPMPSMWQQPMMRQAQGGMFSRLFGSQLPTQAFGAQGALPSIDSMLTNVQKMLNMVQTITPMVQQYGPLIKSVPSMMRIFRELKQSDNINETTETANATSAATTEKQMGQKIPRKQRPVPTIKERKQQQTDEKGKSVPKLYI, from the coding sequence TTGCGACGTCCATTTATGTTTCCACCTTCACATCCACCGATGCCATCTATGTGGCAACAACCAATGATGCGGCAAGCACAAGGAGGCATGTTTTCACGATTGTTCGGCAGCCAACTGCCTACACAAGCTTTCGGTGCTCAAGGAGCATTACCGAGCATTGATTCGATGTTAACAAATGTACAAAAAATGTTAAACATGGTCCAAACGATTACCCCGATGGTGCAACAATACGGTCCACTCATTAAAAGCGTACCATCGATGATGCGAATTTTTCGCGAATTGAAACAATCTGACAACATAAACGAAACAACTGAAACAGCCAATGCAACAAGTGCAGCAACAACAGAGAAGCAAATGGGGCAAAAAATACCGAGAAAACAACGCCCCGTTCCAACAATAAAGGAACGAAAACAACAACAAACGGATGAAAAAGGGAAATCTGTTCCAAAACTATATATTTAA
- the cccA gene encoding cytochrome c550 — MNRNPLIPFVLIMVMGIGLIFFLSVKGLGDMKEVAKEKEGGAKTEETAAAGPEDIYKKSCVACHGANYEGGVGPSLKGVGDRLSVDQIKEVITNGRGSMPGGLVPADQADAMAKWLSELK; from the coding sequence ATGAATCGTAATCCATTAATCCCATTTGTACTTATTATGGTGATGGGAATTGGACTCATTTTCTTTCTGTCTGTGAAAGGCCTCGGAGATATGAAAGAGGTTGCGAAAGAGAAAGAAGGCGGCGCAAAGACAGAAGAGACAGCTGCTGCAGGTCCAGAAGATATTTACAAAAAAAGCTGTGTAGCATGTCACGGTGCTAACTATGAAGGTGGCGTTGGTCCATCATTAAAAGGTGTCGGGGATCGTTTATCTGTTGACCAAATTAAAGAAGTCATCACAAACGGTCGCGGAAGCATGCCAGGTGGATTAGTTCCTGCAGACCAAGCGGACGCAATGGCAAAATGGCTTTCTGAATTAAAATAA
- the rpoD gene encoding RNA polymerase sigma factor RpoD codes for MAEKSTHSDLTLEQVKEQLVELGKKRGVLTYEEIAERLSPFDLDSDQMDEYYEYLNEQGIEVVGESDLDDTDLDDPDFDDLKDEEFDLNDLSVPPGVKINDPVRMYLKEIGRVPLLSAEEEIELAKRIEQGDEEAKRRLAEANLRLVVSIAKRYVGRGMLFLDLIQEGNMGLIKAVEKFDYRKGYKFSTYATWWIRQAITRAIADQARTIRIPVHMVETINKLIRVQRQLLQDLGREPSPEEIAEEMDLTPEKVREILKIAQEPVSLETPIGEEDDSHLGDFIEDQDATSPSEHAAYELLKEQLEDVLDTLTDREENVLRLRFGLDDGRTRTLEEVGKVFGVTRERIRQIEAKALRKLRHPSRSKRLKDFLE; via the coding sequence ATGGCTGAAAAGTCAACACATTCCGATTTAACGTTAGAACAAGTAAAAGAACAATTAGTTGAACTAGGTAAAAAACGTGGTGTTCTTACCTATGAAGAAATTGCCGAGCGATTATCCCCGTTTGATCTCGATTCCGATCAAATGGATGAATATTATGAGTATTTAAATGAGCAAGGGATCGAAGTTGTCGGTGAATCTGATCTAGATGATACGGATTTAGATGACCCGGACTTCGATGATTTAAAAGACGAAGAGTTCGATTTAAACGATTTAAGCGTTCCGCCTGGTGTAAAAATTAATGACCCTGTTCGTATGTATTTAAAAGAAATTGGTCGCGTTCCGTTATTGTCGGCAGAGGAAGAAATTGAGTTAGCAAAACGCATTGAGCAAGGTGACGAAGAAGCCAAACGTCGCCTAGCTGAAGCAAACCTTCGCCTTGTTGTGAGCATTGCAAAACGTTATGTCGGTCGCGGTATGCTCTTTCTTGACTTAATTCAAGAAGGGAATATGGGTTTAATTAAAGCGGTCGAAAAATTTGATTACCGCAAAGGATATAAATTCAGCACATATGCAACATGGTGGATTCGCCAAGCAATTACGCGGGCGATTGCTGACCAAGCACGCACGATCCGTATTCCTGTTCATATGGTTGAGACAATTAATAAGCTTATTCGCGTTCAGCGCCAGCTTTTACAAGACTTAGGACGCGAGCCATCTCCAGAAGAAATTGCAGAAGAGATGGATTTAACGCCAGAAAAGGTGCGCGAGATTTTAAAAATTGCTCAGGAACCTGTGTCGCTTGAAACGCCAATTGGTGAAGAAGATGATTCACATTTAGGCGATTTTATTGAAGACCAAGATGCGACATCTCCATCCGAACACGCCGCGTATGAACTATTGAAAGAACAGCTTGAAGACGTATTAGATACGCTAACAGATCGGGAAGAGAATGTGCTTCGTCTTCGCTTTGGTCTTGATGACGGACGTACGCGAACGCTCGAAGAAGTCGGAAAAGTGTTTGGCGTCACGCGCGAACGCATTCGTCAAATTGAAGCAAAAGCGTTGCGGAAACTGCGTCATCCAAGCCGAAGCAAACGTTTAAAAGACTTTTTAGAATAA
- a CDS encoding 4-hydroxy-3-methylbut-2-enyl diphosphate reductase, producing MEVIKITPRGYCYGVVDAMVIARNAALDPTLPRPIYILGMIVHNKHVTDAFEEEGIITLDGPNRLEILENIDHGTVIFTAHGVSPEVKQRAREKGLVTIDATCPDVTKTHNLIREKVANGYEVIYIGKKGHPEPEGAIGVAPHAVHLIETPEDVEQLDIQSKRIIVTNQTTMSQWDVAHIMEKVKEKYPHVEMHREICLATQVRQEAVAEQAKEADVTIVVGDPRSNNSNRLAQVSEQIAGTKAYRVADVTEIDIEWIKDAKKVAVTAGASTPTPITKEVIDFLEQFDPNNPETWKRERKVPLTKILPKVKKRGE from the coding sequence ATGGAAGTCATTAAAATTACGCCACGCGGATATTGTTACGGAGTCGTTGATGCGATGGTCATCGCCCGCAACGCTGCGCTCGATCCGACGTTGCCAAGACCGATCTACATTTTAGGTATGATCGTTCATAATAAACATGTAACGGACGCGTTTGAAGAAGAAGGAATTATTACACTTGACGGGCCAAATCGACTTGAAATTTTAGAAAACATCGATCATGGCACAGTCATTTTCACTGCCCACGGCGTTTCACCTGAAGTAAAACAACGAGCGAGAGAAAAAGGACTTGTCACCATTGATGCTACATGCCCAGATGTCACAAAGACGCATAATTTGATTCGCGAAAAGGTCGCTAACGGGTATGAAGTCATTTATATCGGTAAAAAGGGACACCCTGAGCCTGAAGGGGCAATTGGCGTTGCTCCACATGCTGTCCATTTAATTGAAACGCCTGAAGATGTAGAACAACTGGATATTCAATCGAAACGCATTATCGTGACAAACCAAACGACAATGAGCCAATGGGACGTGGCACATATTATGGAAAAAGTAAAAGAAAAATATCCTCATGTCGAGATGCATCGTGAAATTTGTTTAGCGACGCAAGTACGGCAAGAGGCGGTCGCTGAACAAGCGAAAGAAGCGGATGTGACGATCGTTGTCGGTGACCCAAGAAGCAATAACTCGAATCGACTCGCACAAGTATCGGAACAGATTGCCGGAACGAAAGCGTATCGTGTTGCAGATGTAACCGAAATCGACATTGAATGGATTAAAGATGCAAAAAAAGTAGCGGTTACTGCCGGAGCATCTACACCAACACCAATTACAAAAGAAGTTATCGACTTTTTGGAGCAATTCGATCCAAACAATCCTGAAACATGGAAACGCGAGCGAAAAGTACCGCTAACAAAAATTTTACCGAAAGTGAAAAAAAGAGGCGAATAA
- a CDS encoding DEAD/DEAH box helicase — protein MFERFPFHPFIIEAIQHLKFHKPTPIQERVIPAVLRGESVIGQSQTGTGKTHAYLLPIIQRIDPRVAEVQAVITAPTRELATQIYHEVLKITKFCPNDHRITARCFVGGTDKLRSIEKLKTQPHLVIGTPGRIDDLVREQALFVHTARMLVVDEADVMLDMGFIADVDRIAGRMPENLQMLVFSATVPEKLKPFLKKYMENPTHIHITPKQIAAPTIEHILIPLRHRDRLQLLHDVLVSYNPYLALVFVNTRKTADEVANGLIDKGLKVGVLHGDLSPRERKKMMKAIRDLQFQYIVATDLAARGIDIEGVSHVINYELPSDLDFYVHRAGRTGRAGYEGIAATIYEASDQHALVKLEKKGIHFLHRDLRQGEWIELDAWNGRKKEKKVDEVEQLVEKIAKKQKKVKPGYKKKLREQLKKQRAKKK, from the coding sequence ATGTTTGAGCGTTTTCCGTTTCATCCGTTTATTATAGAGGCGATTCAACATTTAAAATTCCATAAACCGACACCGATTCAAGAGCGTGTCATTCCAGCTGTGTTGCGTGGTGAAAGCGTCATCGGCCAGTCGCAGACGGGAACAGGAAAGACGCACGCTTATTTATTGCCGATCATTCAGCGCATCGATCCGCGTGTAGCAGAAGTACAGGCGGTCATTACTGCACCGACGCGTGAATTGGCAACGCAAATTTATCATGAAGTGTTAAAAATCACAAAGTTTTGTCCGAATGATCACCGCATTACAGCCCGTTGTTTTGTTGGTGGAACAGATAAGTTGCGTTCGATTGAAAAGCTGAAAACACAACCTCATCTTGTCATTGGTACACCGGGGCGCATTGATGATCTTGTTCGCGAACAAGCGTTATTTGTTCATACTGCCCGCATGCTCGTCGTTGACGAAGCAGATGTGATGCTTGATATGGGGTTTATTGCAGATGTCGATCGCATCGCGGGTCGTATGCCTGAAAATTTACAAATGCTCGTCTTTTCTGCTACTGTTCCAGAGAAGTTGAAGCCGTTTTTGAAAAAGTATATGGAGAATCCGACTCATATTCATATCACCCCAAAACAGATCGCAGCACCAACGATTGAACATATTTTAATTCCGTTGCGTCATCGCGACCGTTTACAACTTTTACATGACGTGTTAGTGAGCTACAACCCATATTTAGCGCTTGTGTTTGTCAATACAAGAAAAACAGCTGACGAGGTGGCGAACGGCTTAATTGATAAAGGATTAAAAGTAGGTGTGTTACACGGAGATTTATCACCACGTGAACGGAAAAAAATGATGAAAGCGATTCGTGATTTACAATTTCAATATATTGTTGCAACTGATTTAGCGGCGCGCGGAATTGACATTGAAGGCGTCAGTCACGTCATTAACTATGAATTGCCGTCAGACCTAGATTTTTACGTTCATCGCGCTGGGCGAACAGGACGTGCCGGTTATGAGGGGATTGCTGCAACGATTTATGAAGCATCCGATCAACATGCGTTAGTTAAGTTAGAAAAGAAAGGGATTCATTTTCTCCATCGTGATTTGCGTCAAGGTGAATGGATCGAGCTTGATGCATGGAACGGACGGAAAAAAGAGAAAAAAGTCGATGAAGTGGAACAACTCGTTGAAAAAATAGCGAAAAAACAAAAGAAAGTAAAACCAGGATATAAGAAAAAATTGCGAGAGCAGTTAAAAAAACAAAGAGCGAAAAAGAAATAA
- a CDS encoding metal ABC transporter ATP-binding protein, producing the protein MDDILRVEDVSFRYDDEDVLQHINFRIPKGAFVGLVGPNGSGKSTLLKCVLRLLKPQTGRIFLFGTPIEQFKDWHKIGFVSQKANSFNTGFPATVYEVVASGLTGKLGLFRRLSKKDEKAVYEAIDAVGMSPFIRRNIGELSGGQQQRVFIARAIVSQPEFLILDEPTVGVDVHHVRSFYDMLDRLNKQQHMTLLLVTHDVGTITEKVTHVACLNKRLHFHGSVQQFAQLKTEDVASFYGHHLHLLAHDHA; encoded by the coding sequence ATGGACGATATTTTGCGTGTTGAAGATGTTTCGTTTCGGTATGATGATGAAGATGTATTGCAACATATTAATTTTCGCATTCCAAAAGGCGCGTTCGTCGGTTTAGTTGGTCCGAATGGGTCAGGGAAATCGACATTGTTAAAATGTGTTTTACGATTGTTAAAACCACAAACGGGGAGAATTTTTTTGTTCGGCACGCCGATTGAGCAGTTTAAAGATTGGCATAAAATCGGTTTTGTATCTCAAAAAGCAAACAGTTTTAATACTGGATTTCCTGCAACCGTATATGAAGTTGTCGCAAGCGGTTTAACAGGAAAGCTCGGTTTATTTCGTCGGTTAAGTAAAAAGGACGAAAAAGCGGTATATGAAGCGATTGATGCAGTTGGCATGAGCCCATTTATCCGACGCAATATCGGTGAACTGTCGGGCGGTCAACAACAACGTGTATTTATCGCTCGGGCCATCGTATCGCAACCAGAGTTTTTAATTTTAGATGAACCGACTGTCGGGGTTGATGTACATCATGTGCGAAGTTTTTACGATATGCTTGACCGATTAAATAAACAACAGCATATGACGTTGCTTCTTGTTACTCACGATGTCGGAACAATTACGGAAAAGGTGACGCATGTTGCATGTTTAAACAAACGTTTACATTTTCATGGTAGTGTGCAGCAGTTTGCACAGTTAAAAACAGAAGATGTCGCATCTTTTTATGGACATCATCTTCATTTGCTTGCTCACGACCATGCGTAG
- a CDS encoding DUF2624 domain-containing protein, whose amino-acid sequence MNVYHKIVQHKMKSITANELMMYAKEYNVSLSPKDAETIVQMMREKTIDVFNEQARKNWIRELAHRTSPQLAKQANEFIRQFIQ is encoded by the coding sequence GTGAATGTATATCATAAAATCGTCCAACATAAAATGAAATCCATTACCGCAAATGAGTTGATGATGTATGCAAAAGAATATAACGTTTCGCTTTCACCGAAAGATGCGGAAACGATTGTTCAAATGATGCGCGAGAAAACGATTGATGTGTTTAACGAACAAGCGAGAAAAAATTGGATTCGCGAACTCGCCCATCGCACATCACCACAACTCGCCAAGCAAGCCAATGAGTTCATTCGTCAATTTATACAGTAA
- a CDS encoding deoxyribonuclease IV codes for MLKIGSHVSMSGKEMLLAASKEAVSYGANTFMIYTGAPQNTRRKPIEQLNIEKGLAHMKEHGIDEIVVHAPYIINIGNTTNADTFSLGVSFLRSEIERTEAIGAKQLVLHPGAHVGAGIEAGIEKIIEGLNEVITTDQQVQIALETMAGKGSECGSRFEELAKIIDGVTHNDKLSVCFDTCHTHDAGYDIVHDFDGVLDEFDRIIGLDRLKVLHINDSKNACGSRKDRHENIGFGYIGFDALNYIVHHPQLTHVPKILETPYVGEKTSAKPPYKFEIAMLRAQQFDPNVREKIVE; via the coding sequence GTGTTAAAAATTGGTTCGCACGTATCAATGAGCGGAAAAGAGATGTTGCTAGCCGCGAGTAAAGAGGCGGTATCGTATGGGGCAAATACGTTTATGATTTATACCGGAGCGCCACAAAACACGAGACGGAAACCAATCGAACAGCTAAACATTGAAAAAGGACTTGCCCATATGAAAGAACATGGGATTGATGAAATTGTTGTACATGCCCCGTACATTATTAATATCGGTAATACGACTAATGCCGATACATTTTCTTTAGGTGTTTCTTTTTTACGTTCAGAAATTGAACGAACGGAAGCAATTGGCGCCAAGCAGCTTGTTCTTCATCCGGGAGCGCACGTTGGCGCAGGTATTGAAGCAGGAATTGAAAAAATTATTGAAGGATTAAACGAAGTAATTACAACTGACCAACAAGTACAAATTGCTTTAGAAACGATGGCGGGAAAAGGGTCAGAATGTGGAAGTCGTTTTGAAGAGTTAGCGAAAATCATTGACGGTGTGACACATAACGACAAATTGTCTGTCTGCTTTGACACGTGCCACACGCACGATGCCGGGTACGATATTGTTCATGATTTTGATGGAGTATTAGATGAATTCGATCGCATTATTGGGCTTGACCGTCTCAAAGTATTGCACATTAATGATAGTAAAAATGCTTGTGGAAGCCGTAAAGACCGTCATGAAAATATCGGCTTTGGTTATATCGGTTTCGATGCGCTCAATTATATAGTGCATCACCCACAGCTTACGCACGTGCCAAAAATTTTAGAAACGCCATATGTCGGTGAGAAAACGTCTGCGAAGCCGCCATATAAATTCGAAATTGCTATGTTGCGTGCACAACAATTCGATCCAAATGTTCGTGAAAAAATTGTTGAGTAG
- the dnaG gene encoding DNA primase — translation MGQRIPEETVEHIRRSVDIVDIVQQYVSLKKQGRNYFGLCPFHGEKTPSFSVSPEKQIYHCFGCGAGGNVFSFLMEIEGVSFIEAVKRLAPRANVDLSHVVDDHLPTERTETATMIAAHELLKKFYHHLLMHTNEGEEALNYLLQRGFTREIIEQFEIGYALPAWNAAVTFLTNKGFSLPLMERAGLIVKKSGEDSYFDRFRHRIMFPIHNHHGETVAFSGRAIGNEEPKYLNSPETLIFNKRNILYHFHEARLPMRQKQQVVLFEGFADVIAAVQAGISHAVATMGTALSEEQARMLRRNASSVIVCYDGDRAGIDAALRASETLTEAGCYVKVAMIPDGLDPDEYVRKYGADRFRHHVLDASLSLTAFKLEYLKRGRHLQNESERLRYIEEAVREISRLSNAVEADYYLRQLADEFSISLDALREQMMIHGKKQQIERKQERRETVILPAKAKLLPAFQKAERMLIAHMLRDKSIAFTVQEAIEGAFNIEEHRAIAAYVYAFYEEGHEPDVSSLLERIHDSQLKRIVTELSMMPINENISSAELQDYLQCVLNYPKEQLLKQKEAELREAERQKDYERAKRIASEMIAMRKSLYFGRRGING, via the coding sequence ATGGGACAACGCATTCCTGAAGAAACGGTTGAGCACATCCGTCGCTCAGTCGATATTGTAGACATCGTTCAACAGTATGTCTCACTAAAAAAGCAAGGGCGCAACTACTTTGGGTTATGTCCTTTCCACGGAGAGAAAACACCTTCTTTTTCCGTTTCACCTGAAAAGCAAATTTACCATTGTTTCGGTTGTGGGGCAGGTGGAAATGTGTTTTCATTTTTGATGGAAATTGAAGGGGTTTCTTTTATCGAAGCTGTCAAACGGCTAGCACCACGAGCAAATGTTGATTTGTCGCACGTCGTTGATGATCATTTGCCAACTGAGCGAACAGAAACAGCTACGATGATTGCTGCGCACGAGTTGCTAAAAAAGTTTTATCATCATTTGCTTATGCATACAAATGAAGGAGAAGAAGCATTAAATTATTTGCTTCAAAGAGGCTTTACCCGCGAAATCATTGAACAGTTTGAGATTGGCTACGCTTTGCCAGCTTGGAATGCGGCTGTCACATTTTTAACAAATAAAGGTTTTTCGCTTCCCCTTATGGAAAGGGCAGGGTTAATTGTAAAAAAGTCAGGCGAGGACTCATACTTTGATCGTTTTCGACACCGCATTATGTTTCCGATTCACAATCATCACGGAGAGACGGTTGCTTTCTCAGGAAGGGCGATCGGAAACGAAGAGCCGAAATACTTAAACAGTCCTGAAACACTTATTTTCAACAAACGCAACATCTTATATCACTTCCATGAGGCACGGTTACCGATGCGCCAAAAGCAGCAAGTGGTGTTATTTGAAGGATTTGCGGATGTCATTGCTGCTGTGCAAGCTGGCATTTCCCATGCGGTAGCAACGATGGGAACAGCCTTATCAGAAGAACAGGCACGCATGCTTCGGCGCAATGCTTCATCTGTCATTGTGTGCTACGATGGTGATCGAGCTGGAATAGATGCTGCGCTTCGGGCTTCCGAGACGCTTACGGAAGCTGGTTGTTATGTTAAGGTAGCGATGATACCAGACGGGCTCGATCCTGATGAGTACGTGCGCAAATATGGTGCTGACCGCTTTCGTCATCATGTGCTTGACGCGAGCTTATCGCTTACCGCATTTAAGCTAGAATATTTGAAGCGCGGACGTCATTTGCAAAATGAAAGTGAACGGCTTCGTTATATTGAAGAAGCAGTCAGAGAAATTAGTCGCTTATCTAATGCTGTCGAAGCCGATTATTATTTGCGACAACTAGCGGATGAGTTTTCGATCTCTCTCGATGCGTTACGGGAACAAATGATGATTCATGGAAAGAAACAGCAAATAGAACGTAAACAAGAGCGCCGTGAAACAGTCATCTTACCTGCGAAGGCGAAATTGCTACCAGCTTTTCAAAAAGCGGAGCGAATGTTAATTGCCCATATGTTGCGCGACAAATCGATCGCATTTACGGTACAAGAGGCGATCGAAGGCGCGTTCAACATCGAGGAGCATCGCGCTATTGCTGCTTATGTATATGCGTTTTACGAAGAAGGACACGAACCCGATGTGAGCTCGTTGCTTGAACGCATTCATGATTCGCAGCTAAAACGCATTGTCACGGAATTGTCGATGATGCCAATTAACGAAAATATTTCATCGGCTGAGTTACAAGATTACCTCCAATGCGTGCTCAATTATCCGAAAGAGCAGTTGCTTAAACAAAAAGAAGCAGAACTGCGTGAAGCTGAACGTCAAAAAGATTATGAGCGCGCGAAACGTATTGCTAGCGAAATGATTGCGATGCGAAAGTCTTTGTATTTTGGAAGGAGGGGAATAAATGGCTGA
- a CDS encoding Nif3-like dinuclear metal center hexameric protein, producing MKTPNGYEIIQLFEQFAPKHLAMEGDKIGLQIGTLNKPIRRIMITLDVLEHVVDEAIEQHIDLIIAHHPPIFRPLKHIVTDQPYGRMIEKCIKHNIAIYAAHTNLDIAKGGVNDWLAEALQLQNVDVLVPTYEEPLKKLVVYVPRTHADAVRKAIGDAGAGHIGNYSHCTFNSEGIGTFLPEEGANPFIGQQGKLETVEEVRIETIVPARLQRKVIQAMLQVHPYEEVAYDVYPLDNKGTTYGLGRIGTLSEEMTLQQFAQHVKTSLRVPTVRVVGELTNRVRKVAVIGGDGNKYIHQAKMSGADVYVTGDLYYHVAHDALMLGLNVVDPGHHVEKVMKEGVANVLKTMCVQQKFDIDIYVSQANTEPFTFI from the coding sequence ATGAAAACGCCAAACGGATATGAAATCATCCAGTTGTTTGAGCAGTTTGCTCCAAAACATTTAGCGATGGAAGGCGATAAAATCGGATTACAAATCGGTACGTTAAACAAGCCGATTCGCCGCATCATGATTACGTTAGATGTATTAGAACATGTAGTGGATGAAGCGATTGAACAGCACATTGATTTAATTATTGCGCATCATCCACCGATTTTTCGCCCGTTAAAACATATTGTGACCGATCAGCCGTATGGACGTATGATTGAAAAGTGTATTAAACATAATATTGCTATTTATGCTGCGCATACAAATTTAGATATTGCCAAAGGTGGTGTGAACGATTGGCTCGCTGAAGCATTGCAATTACAAAACGTAGATGTGCTCGTTCCAACATATGAAGAGCCGCTAAAAAAACTCGTCGTATATGTGCCACGCACACATGCAGATGCGGTGCGCAAAGCAATTGGCGATGCCGGTGCTGGACATATCGGAAATTATAGCCATTGTACATTCAATAGCGAAGGAATAGGCACGTTTTTACCAGAAGAGGGAGCAAATCCGTTTATTGGTCAACAAGGGAAGTTAGAAACGGTAGAAGAAGTACGCATCGAAACGATTGTTCCTGCACGTTTGCAACGAAAAGTCATTCAAGCGATGTTACAAGTTCATCCGTATGAAGAAGTAGCGTACGACGTATATCCGCTTGACAATAAAGGAACGACATATGGACTTGGTCGAATTGGGACATTAAGTGAAGAGATGACGTTACAGCAATTTGCACAACATGTGAAAACATCGTTGCGCGTGCCGACAGTTCGTGTCGTTGGGGAGTTAACAAATCGCGTTCGGAAAGTAGCTGTTATCGGTGGAGACGGAAATAAATATATTCATCAAGCAAAAATGAGCGGTGCTGATGTGTATGTAACAGGTGACTTATATTATCATGTCGCACATGATGCGTTAATGCTCGGTTTAAACGTCGTTGATCCTGGGCATCACGTCGAAAAGGTGATGAAAGAAGGAGTTGCAAACGTATTAAAAACGATGTGTGTACAACAAAAGTTTGATATCGATATATACGTATCGCAAGCCAATACAGAGCCGTTTACGTTCATATAA
- a CDS encoding tRNA (adenine(22)-N(1))-methyltransferase, with protein sequence MNELQLSKRLQTVASFIPKGSVLADIGSDHAYLPCYAYLHGYITKAIAGEVADGPFRSAKQQVEKSGLSHVISVRKGDGLQVVAPNEVDCVTIAGMGGTLISNILENGKEKLEAVKRLILQPNVGAHIVRQWLLNNEWELIDERILEEDGQIYEVLVAERGDPYRPYTQLHVELLLGPFLLKERNEAFRKKWDMEMKHWQNVIEQLKYAKTDEAIKKKQQFLETLQMVEEALKR encoded by the coding sequence GTGAACGAATTACAGCTATCTAAACGGTTACAAACGGTCGCGTCATTTATTCCAAAAGGGAGCGTACTGGCGGATATCGGATCAGACCATGCATATTTGCCGTGTTATGCGTATTTGCACGGATACATAACAAAAGCCATTGCTGGAGAAGTGGCAGATGGACCGTTTCGTTCTGCAAAACAACAAGTCGAAAAGAGCGGACTTTCTCACGTCATTTCCGTTCGTAAAGGAGACGGCCTACAAGTTGTAGCGCCAAACGAAGTGGATTGTGTAACGATTGCCGGGATGGGTGGAACGCTCATCTCGAACATTTTAGAAAATGGAAAAGAGAAGTTAGAAGCTGTAAAACGTCTTATTTTACAGCCAAATGTCGGTGCACATATCGTAAGACAATGGCTACTAAATAACGAATGGGAATTAATTGATGAGCGCATCTTGGAAGAGGATGGGCAAATATACGAAGTGCTTGTTGCAGAACGTGGTGATCCTTATCGTCCGTACACCCAACTTCATGTGGAGCTGTTGCTCGGTCCGTTTTTATTGAAAGAGCGAAATGAAGCGTTTAGGAAAAAATGGGATATGGAAATGAAACATTGGCAGAATGTCATCGAGCAATTGAAGTATGCGAAAACGGACGAGGCGATCAAAAAGAAGCAACAATTTCTCGAAACATTGCAGATGGTAGAGGAGGCTTTAAAACGATGA
- a CDS encoding YitT family protein: protein MKGEIGVKRQHKKETISHLLYRLVMMTIGATLAAVSIELFLVPNEIIDGGVIGISLILDRILPNYAWLNFATLVVLLNTPFMYFGYKQIGKTFMLSSLYSIVMLAVMERLFHHVSPFTTDSILATVFGGAILGAGVGLVIRHGGSLDGTEILGILMTKKLPFSVGEFVMFTNIFIFTWAAFVFGPKQAMYSVLTYYIAFKTIDTVIQGLDETKAVLIVSDRYEEVSDAILNRLGRGTTKLMGKGGYTDEQKEVIYAVVTRLEVTKLKSIVYEIDENAFITIMNTQEVRGAKFKSAIH from the coding sequence ATGAAAGGGGAGATTGGAGTGAAAAGACAACATAAAAAAGAGACGATTAGCCATTTGTTGTATCGTCTTGTGATGATGACGATTGGTGCCACGCTTGCAGCGGTATCCATCGAGCTGTTTTTAGTGCCAAATGAAATTATTGACGGTGGGGTAATCGGTATTTCCCTTATTCTTGATCGCATTCTTCCAAATTACGCATGGTTGAACTTTGCGACACTTGTCGTTTTGTTGAATACACCATTTATGTATTTTGGTTATAAACAGATCGGAAAAACGTTCATGCTTTCCTCACTCTATTCTATCGTTATGTTAGCTGTGATGGAACGATTGTTTCACCATGTATCTCCATTTACAACAGATTCCATTTTAGCGACAGTGTTTGGCGGAGCGATTCTCGGTGCGGGTGTAGGACTTGTTATTCGTCATGGAGGTTCGTTAGATGGAACAGAAATTTTAGGTATTTTAATGACGAAAAAATTGCCGTTTTCTGTCGGTGAGTTTGTTATGTTTACAAACATTTTTATTTTTACATGGGCTGCGTTTGTATTCGGACCGAAGCAAGCGATGTACTCTGTTTTAACTTATTATATCGCTTTTAAGACGATTGATACGGTTATTCAAGGGTTAGATGAAACAAAGGCAGTTTTGATCGTATCAGACCGTTATGAAGAAGTGTCGGACGCCATTTTAAATCGACTCGGACGCGGGACGACAAAGTTGATGGGAAAAGGCGGATATACAGACGAGCAAAAAGAAGTCATTTATGCGGTCGTGACACGTTTAGAAGTGACGAAGCTGAAGTCGATTGTATACGAAATTGACGAAAATGCTTTTATTACCATTATGAACACACAAGAAGTACGTGGGGCGAAATTTAAGTCTGCTATTCATTAA